GCGCCTCATCGGTCGCCGGAACCTATGCTAACGCCCGGCGCGCGCCCGGAAGTTGTCGAATCGGCGCGCAACCGCGTGCGAGAGATAGAACGGTGCGATCACCTCGAGCGGCGACGGCGCGAAGCCGAAGATTCCGGGCCAGGCGCAGCCGCATACATTGTCGACCGACATGGAGCGCAAGTTGTCGCGCGTGAGGATTTTTAGCGGCGAGAATTCGAGCGCGAGCGCCTGCAGGTAGGACAACGTCTTGCCGAGCCCGATGATCGGGCGCGGGTGGCCGCTCAGCCGCCCGGCAAGCGCGACCAGCTCGCGCAGCGTATGGACGCTCGGTCCGCACAGCTCGTAGCGCTGGCCGAAGGTGCCGCATTCCTCCAGGGCAGCGGCGTATGCGCGCGCCACGTCCTCCACCCACACCGGCTGGAACTTCGCTTGCGGCGAGCCGAGCAGCACGATCGGCAGGACGCGCTGCATGCGCGCGAACAGGTTTAGCAGGCTGTCGCCCGAACCGAAGATCACCGACGGCCTGAACACCGTGACGGCGAGCGCGTCGCCTGCCGCCTGCAGCACGCGCGCTTCGCCCTCGGCCTTGCTGCGTTGGTATGCGCTGGGCGCGTTGGCAGCGGCGCCGAGCGCGCTCATGTGCAGCAGCCGC
This portion of the Betaproteobacteria bacterium genome encodes:
- a CDS encoding NAD-dependent epimerase/dehydratase family protein — translated: MQIGQVTLIGGSGFVGRHIAEVLCARGIHVVVPTRNRERAKRELIVLPTADVVRADVHSPADLDRVVAGADAVVNLVGILQPSGRNSFERVHVELPGKIVAACRRAGVKRLLHMSALGAAANAPSAYQRSKAEGEARVLQAAGDALAVTVFRPSVIFGSGDSLLNLFARMQRVLPIVLLGSPQAKFQPVWVEDVARAYAAALEECGTFGQRYELCGPSVHTLRELVALAGRLSGHPRPIIGLGKTLSYLQALALEFSPLKILTRDNLRSMSVDNVCGCAWPGIFGFAPSPLEVIAPFYLSHAVARRFDNFRARAGR